The nucleotide sequence AGGCTACAGTCGTTTGATCGCCGTCACCTCGCTGCCCGCCGCCTTGATCCGCACAATCGCCTCGTGCGCGTTCTCGACCACGGTCGCCATATGATGCGCGTTGGCGTGAACGATAGTGTCGGGATCGCGGACGATCGCGACGTGGCCTTTCCAGAAGATCAAGTCGCCGCGTTGCAGCTTTTTCATTTCAGCCGGACTCAGTGCCCGGCCCAAGCCATCCTGCTGCAGGTCGCTGTCGCGCGGGCAGCCGATGCCGGCGGCGTTCAGCGATACCTGGACGAGGCCGGAGCAATCGATGCCGAGTGAGCTCTTGCCGCCCCAAAGATACGGCGTGCCGACGAACCGTTCAGCGACCGCCACAAAGTCAGATTCATAGTCGTGAAGATCCACGAGATGACGCTTCGGCAGATACTGGCCGTCATGCCTGATGGCAAAATCGCCTTCTTCGCGCGTGATTTCGACCCATGATCCCATGACCAGCGAATCCGAGGGCGCCACTTTGATCGAGGGGCCGGGGAATGCGAATGTCCGAATGGCAATAACCTTGTGCGTTGGCGCAGTCGTCTCCCCCATGAGCGAGGAATCGGGTAGCCACCCTACATAGCCATCGACGTTGAGTTGACCCCACGCCCAGCCCTCACTGTTGCGGTCGTAGACCGTGACGCGCTCGCCTTTCAGCACTTGCGTCATCATCTCGGCATCGGGAGAGGGCACGCGGCGAAGGGGAGCGATGGTTTCGATCACCTCGAA is from Bradyrhizobium sp. AZCC 2176 and encodes:
- a CDS encoding C40 family peptidase, yielding MDDPRLTPARPEVAAKYLEGKVKAARFVEGEVFEVIETIAPLRRVPSPDAEMMTQVLKGERVTVYDRNSEGWAWGQLNVDGYVGWLPDSSLMGETTAPTHKVIAIRTFAFPGPSIKVAPSDSLVMGSWVEITREEGDFAIRHDGQYLPKRHLVDLHDYESDFVAVAERFVGTPYLWGGKSSLGIDCSGLVQVSLNAAGIGCPRDSDLQQDGLGRALSPAEMKKLQRGDLIFWKGHVAIVRDPDTIVHANAHHMATVVENAHEAIVRIKAAGSEVTAIKRL